In Carnobacterium sp. CP1, the following are encoded in one genomic region:
- a CDS encoding peptidoglycan DD-metalloendopeptidase family protein, with translation MDLETLQVVLEMNTEKVQAGIDKILPSINNMMGKIERVTGKSMDQTEKNMDIDKGTANLTKQLEKMNSTLEKQMATMEKVTERATANTGKNMSKGFAKARTQVNKDVDAIVKDINAKMMQAKSQQEKLAFLKTQRQTATSVGDTSGVVRFDEQIANAQAAMTRYQTSAENLARSMRSEFAALPTQLDTITNAMAKNESQIESMRSRIKGLQVTYTDQLKPVGSFGSGFEDSGETKSSAKTAALIEKQTTAMNKLIAENDGLQQAYAQTEDRVKMLAPAVEKLNTKLGDTSSYSQAASNVDKVGKSVDSSKGKIGLFGSSFNKLSKNMSKNSKPMQKPFDAVNRTLHSFVRRLIIAGLAYKAFAGMASYMGKAVLSNEQFSKSLNEVKVNLATAFYPIYQAAMPALNALISWLAKATAYMASFIATLFGTTYSAAKKGANALNENIAAMGDTGANADKAKEKVKKFQNVLAGFDEINTLDFKTDKDDEKLAGPANGIDFGIADPGIPAWVNSFADKFKSVLKDLFAPIKAAWDKHGQKVMDAWKYALGEVGGLISSIGKSFMEVWKNGTGERFVGNLLILLADVLNIIGDIAKAFKDAWNDEGRGTALIQSIFDAFNEVLELLHQIAISFREAWNDGTGEAIAANILEIFTNIFNVIGNLASQFSKAWQEGNVGTSIMSGILGIINIILGTINKMTKATADWAKTLDFTPLLNSIDGLLKSIEPLTQNIGDGLAWFYENVLLPIAGFTITNVIPTFLDILSGAIDVVNSVLNALKPLGKWLFDKFLEPLAAWTGGVIVSVLEDISDGLTSVSDWIDEHQKTVEVMAIVIGSFALAWGLVTLAVGAWNIVAGIAAGVTSVLAGAIAFLTSPIGIVVAVIAGLIAAGVLLYKNWDEVSAWAKKSWTAVKDSVVNATSAAGKWVSEKWDGAKEKTSETWSSIKKSTKDSWANISDSVVKNAKSAGSWVSTKWGEMYSSTTSWFGKVGTKTKETWDGVSSKVTEKAKSAYDAASGKWKEMSENTSTRFGEISSAAKTKFSDLRDSVSNSATITKNNMSTAWSTMKSKTGEIMTSIKDTMSKGFSNVVDGAIGLPGKIAKGLKDGISAVKKAAGSLMDGLIGGIKKGVNGAIGGVNWVLGKLGSENKIAEWAPKAISYAKGTDGHPGGLALVNDAGGSNYSELITTPDGNSFIPKGRNVLLDLQKGSQVLDGDSTSKMMSNIPRYKNGTMGKLKQFGSSAWSKAKDITGDIWDYVSNPSKLIEAGIDKFTNLAKVAEPGLSMAKGAVSTVASGAMNMVKGLLAKGPAGTGGVNFSGLVKTSDFGYRTHPITGQRKLHAGVDYGGGQGIGHPIHAQTSGLVKQAGNSGSGYGTWVNMKQGVYDYIYGHLSKALVSKGDSVKAGQKIGLMGNTGASTGPHVHYEVRKNGTPIDPETSSAASSAAPAGSGVERWRSTIQRALSKNGLPTNDTYTNAWLRQVKSESGGNEKAIQGNIGDINNRTGDLAKGLLQTISATFNAYKHKGYGNIFNGYDNSLAAINYAKNRYGSSRMLNVIGHGHGYENGGLIRQEQMIRVGEGNNDEMIIPLTKPSRALELIAQSLDYMGMDFGDLTMPTALQPSYESFAFGGESFDGSGSGDKLESMADSMSNAVKKAITMVMSEKGNSNDDTGPIEVTMVVDSDTFGRIAIKSINKQTKKTGKPQIIM, from the coding sequence ATGGATTTAGAGACGCTACAAGTCGTGCTAGAGATGAATACAGAGAAGGTTCAAGCTGGTATTGATAAAATATTGCCTTCAATTAATAACATGATGGGAAAAATTGAACGTGTTACAGGCAAATCAATGGATCAAACCGAAAAGAACATGGACATTGATAAAGGTACAGCTAACTTGACAAAACAGCTAGAAAAGATGAATAGCACGTTAGAGAAACAAATGGCTACTATGGAAAAAGTAACAGAACGAGCAACTGCTAATACAGGTAAAAACATGTCTAAAGGGTTTGCTAAAGCACGTACACAAGTAAACAAAGATGTTGATGCGATTGTTAAAGATATCAATGCGAAAATGATGCAAGCTAAATCACAACAAGAGAAGTTAGCCTTCCTTAAAACGCAACGACAAACAGCTACAAGTGTTGGCGATACCAGTGGCGTGGTTCGATTTGATGAACAGATAGCGAATGCACAAGCAGCTATGACACGTTACCAAACATCTGCAGAAAATTTAGCACGTAGTATGAGGTCGGAGTTTGCTGCTTTACCTACCCAATTAGATACAATCACAAATGCAATGGCTAAAAACGAAAGCCAAATTGAATCCATGCGTTCTAGAATCAAAGGGTTACAAGTTACTTATACCGATCAATTAAAACCAGTAGGAAGTTTTGGAAGTGGTTTTGAAGATAGTGGAGAAACCAAGTCTTCTGCTAAAACGGCAGCCTTGATTGAAAAACAAACTACTGCGATGAATAAACTGATTGCGGAAAATGATGGTTTACAACAAGCCTATGCTCAGACAGAAGATAGAGTTAAAATGTTGGCGCCTGCTGTAGAAAAACTGAATACCAAACTTGGTGATACGTCTAGTTACAGCCAAGCGGCATCAAATGTTGATAAAGTCGGGAAATCTGTTGATTCGAGCAAAGGGAAAATAGGGTTATTTGGCTCATCTTTCAATAAACTAAGTAAAAACATGTCAAAAAATTCTAAGCCGATGCAAAAACCATTTGATGCAGTAAATAGAACTCTTCATTCGTTTGTGAGGCGTTTGATTATTGCTGGTTTAGCATACAAAGCGTTTGCTGGTATGGCTTCTTATATGGGGAAAGCCGTTCTGTCAAACGAACAGTTTTCTAAGTCCTTAAATGAAGTGAAAGTTAATCTGGCTACAGCTTTCTATCCTATTTACCAAGCGGCGATGCCTGCCTTGAATGCTTTAATTTCGTGGTTAGCTAAAGCCACAGCTTATATGGCTTCATTTATTGCTACGTTATTTGGAACAACTTACAGTGCAGCTAAAAAAGGTGCAAATGCTTTGAATGAAAACATAGCAGCAATGGGCGATACAGGGGCTAATGCGGATAAAGCAAAAGAAAAAGTGAAGAAATTCCAAAATGTCTTAGCTGGATTTGACGAAATCAACACACTTGATTTTAAAACTGACAAAGACGATGAAAAGTTAGCAGGTCCTGCTAATGGTATTGATTTCGGTATTGCTGATCCTGGTATTCCGGCATGGGTTAATTCGTTTGCTGACAAATTCAAATCTGTTCTAAAAGATTTGTTTGCGCCAATCAAAGCAGCATGGGACAAACACGGCCAAAAGGTCATGGATGCTTGGAAATATGCTTTAGGCGAAGTAGGCGGATTGATTTCTTCTATCGGTAAGAGTTTTATGGAAGTTTGGAAGAATGGTACTGGAGAACGATTTGTTGGTAATCTATTAATTCTATTAGCGGATGTTTTAAACATTATTGGAGATATTGCAAAAGCCTTTAAAGATGCTTGGAATGACGAAGGAAGAGGAACGGCTCTCATCCAGTCTATATTCGATGCATTTAATGAAGTTTTAGAGTTGTTACATCAGATCGCCATTTCATTCAGAGAAGCTTGGAATGATGGAACTGGAGAAGCGATTGCTGCTAATATCTTGGAAATCTTCACGAATATATTTAATGTCATTGGCAACCTAGCCTCTCAATTTTCGAAAGCGTGGCAAGAAGGAAATGTTGGAACGTCTATCATGTCGGGAATATTAGGTATTATCAACATCATTTTGGGAACTATAAACAAAATGACTAAAGCAACGGCTGACTGGGCTAAAACATTAGATTTCACACCGCTGTTAAATTCGATCGATGGGCTATTAAAATCAATAGAACCTTTGACACAAAACATTGGTGATGGATTGGCATGGTTTTATGAAAACGTACTGTTGCCGATTGCTGGATTTACTATCACCAATGTTATACCCACTTTCTTAGACATTCTATCAGGAGCTATCGATGTGGTGAATAGCGTTCTAAATGCTTTGAAACCTTTAGGGAAATGGCTATTTGATAAGTTTTTAGAACCATTAGCTGCATGGACTGGTGGAGTCATCGTGAGTGTTCTAGAGGATATAAGCGACGGTTTAACAAGTGTCAGCGATTGGATTGATGAGCATCAAAAAACGGTAGAGGTCATGGCTATCGTTATAGGTTCCTTCGCATTAGCTTGGGGACTAGTTACATTAGCCGTGGGAGCTTGGAATATTGTCGCGGGCATTGCTGCAGGAGTTACAAGCGTATTAGCCGGAGCAATAGCGTTTCTTACTTCGCCCATCGGGATTGTTGTAGCCGTTATAGCTGGACTCATTGCAGCTGGCGTACTCCTTTATAAAAATTGGGATGAAGTATCTGCTTGGGCCAAAAAATCATGGACAGCCGTGAAGGATTCAGTTGTTAATGCTACATCTGCTGCAGGGAAATGGGTTTCTGAAAAATGGGACGGAGCCAAGGAGAAAACGAGCGAAACATGGAGTTCTATAAAAAAATCAACGAAAGATTCTTGGGCAAACATTTCTGATTCCGTTGTAAAAAATGCAAAAAGTGCTGGTTCTTGGGTATCAACAAAATGGGGCGAGATGTACAGCTCTACTACAAGTTGGTTCGGAAAAGTAGGAACCAAGACAAAAGAAACATGGGATGGAGTCAGTTCCAAGGTTACGGAAAAAGCAAAATCTGCTTATGATGCAGCATCTGGTAAGTGGAAAGAAATGTCCGAAAACACTTCTACAAGATTTGGAGAAATTAGTAGCGCTGCAAAAACTAAATTTTCGGATTTAAGAGATTCAGTATCAAACAGTGCTACTATCACAAAAAATAATATGTCTACAGCTTGGTCTACCATGAAGTCTAAAACTGGTGAGATTATGACGAGTATTAAAGATACGATGTCAAAAGGATTTTCTAATGTCGTAGACGGAGCTATTGGTTTACCTGGAAAAATAGCTAAAGGCTTGAAAGATGGCATTTCCGCAGTGAAAAAAGCTGCAGGTAGTTTGATGGACGGCTTGATTGGCGGCATTAAAAAAGGCGTAAACGGTGCAATTGGTGGTGTTAACTGGGTACTAGGCAAGTTAGGCTCAGAGAATAAGATAGCCGAATGGGCACCTAAAGCAATCAGTTATGCAAAAGGAACGGATGGTCATCCAGGTGGATTAGCTTTGGTTAACGATGCTGGAGGATCTAACTATTCTGAATTAATAACAACTCCTGATGGGAACTCGTTTATACCTAAAGGACGTAACGTTTTATTGGATCTTCAAAAAGGTTCACAAGTCTTAGATGGTGATTCTACAAGCAAAATGATGAGTAATATCCCGCGTTACAAAAACGGGACGATGGGCAAACTCAAACAGTTCGGTAGCTCAGCGTGGTCAAAAGCAAAAGATATTACAGGAGACATTTGGGATTACGTTTCTAATCCGTCTAAATTGATCGAAGCGGGTATTGACAAGTTTACGAATTTAGCTAAAGTAGCCGAACCAGGGCTGTCTATGGCTAAAGGTGCAGTGTCTACTGTTGCTAGTGGAGCCATGAATATGGTCAAAGGGTTATTAGCTAAAGGGCCAGCAGGAACCGGGGGAGTCAATTTCTCGGGATTGGTTAAGACATCTGATTTCGGTTATCGGACGCATCCAATCACAGGTCAACGAAAGCTTCATGCTGGTGTCGATTATGGCGGAGGTCAAGGTATCGGTCACCCTATTCATGCTCAAACTTCTGGTTTGGTTAAACAAGCTGGTAATTCTGGTTCGGGTTATGGAACATGGGTGAATATGAAACAAGGTGTCTATGATTATATTTATGGTCACTTATCAAAAGCATTAGTTTCTAAAGGAGATAGCGTTAAAGCTGGTCAAAAGATTGGGCTAATGGGGAATACTGGTGCAAGTACAGGCCCTCACGTCCATTATGAAGTACGTAAAAACGGTACACCAATTGATCCAGAAACGTCTTCTGCAGCTAGTAGTGCAGCACCTGCTGGTAGTGGGGTCGAAAGATGGCGTTCGACTATCCAAAGGGCATTATCTAAGAACGGCTTGCCAACAAATGACACCTATACAAACGCTTGGTTACGACAAGTTAAATCTGAGTCTGGCGGAAATGAAAAAGCCATTCAAGGAAATATCGGTGACATCAATAATAGAACCGGTGACTTGGCAAAAGGTTTACTACAAACCATTTCTGCTACTTTTAACGCGTACAAACATAAAGGTTACGGCAATATTTTCAACGGCTACGATAACTCTCTAGCGGCTATTAACTATGCTAAAAACCGTTACGGTTCGTCAAGGATGTTAAACGTTATCGGTCATGGCCATGGTTACGAAAACGGTGGTTTAATCAGACAAGAACAAATGATTCGCGTAGGCGAAGGAAACAACGATGAGATGATTATTCCTTTAACTAAACCTAGTCGAGCACTCGAATTAATCGCTCAGTCGCTAGATTATATGGGAATGGACTTCGGCGATCTAACAATGCCAACAGCTTTACAGCCTTCTTATGAATCGTTTGCTTTTGGTGGCGAATCATTTGACGGTTCTGGAAGTGGCGATAAATTGGAAAGCATGGCCGATTCCATGAGTAATGCAGTTAAGAAAGCAATTACTATGGTCATGAGTGAGAAAGGTAATTCAAACGATGATACTGGACCAATTGAAGTAACAATGGTTGTTGATTCCGATACATTCGGAAGAATAGCCATAAAAAGTATCAATAAACAAACGAAGAAAACTGGTAAACCGCAAATCATTATGTAG
- a CDS encoding DUF6711 family protein, which yields MAGSLAINGASVKQPKSFNFGVMDLDGESTRNAKGKMTRDIIRTGIRKIELEWGPLSDGEISSILQAVNVSFFSVSYPDAMTGGQRTGTFYVGDRSAPSYSWNDKYKSMKWEGLSMNFIEQ from the coding sequence TTGGCTGGATCATTAGCAATAAATGGCGCTTCAGTAAAGCAACCCAAATCATTCAACTTTGGCGTTATGGATTTAGATGGAGAATCAACTCGTAATGCAAAAGGAAAAATGACGAGAGATATTATCCGGACAGGTATTCGTAAAATAGAATTAGAATGGGGTCCGCTTAGCGATGGAGAAATATCCTCTATTCTACAAGCGGTCAATGTTTCTTTCTTTTCTGTCAGCTATCCAGATGCAATGACGGGTGGACAAAGAACAGGAACATTTTATGTAGGAGACCGATCAGCTCCTTCATACTCCTGGAATGACAAATACAAATCAATGAAGTGGGAAGGGTTATCAATGAACTTTATCGAACAGTAG